From the genome of bacterium:
CCGGCCTCAGCGGAGATGCTCCACCAGGATCTTGACCCCGAGCAGAATCAGCACGACGCCAGCAACGCGCTCGGCGTGCCGGCCCAGGCGCGCGCGCAGCGGGCCGCTGAGCGCAAAGGCCAGCAGCGTCGCCAGGAAGGACACCAGGCCGATCAGGCACACGGCGAGGGCGAGCGGCGCCTCGAGCGCGGCGAGGCCGACGCCCGCTGCCGCCGCATCGATGCTGACGGCCAGGGAAAGGCCGACGAGCGAGAGGCCGCGCGTCAGATCGCTGGGCTGCGCCCGCCGCCCTTCGTCGCGCTCCCCGCGCAGCATGCGCAGGCCGATCCCCGCCAGCAGCAGGCAAGCCACCCAATGGTCGATGTGCTGGATCGCCGCGAAGAGCAGGCGGCCGGCCAAGATCCCAACCAGCGCGAGCAGGGACTGAAAGAGCCCGAAATGGAAGCTGAGCCGCAAGGCCTGCCGCGGCGTGCGATGGGTCAGCGCAACGCTGACGCCCACGGAGAAGGCATCGACGGCCAGGGCCAAAGCCAGCGAGATCAGTTCCAGGAGCGACATGGTGGCGGGCTGGCCCTTCATTCCCGGGGTGCGCCGT
Proteins encoded in this window:
- a CDS encoding manganese efflux pump produces the protein MKGQPATMSLLELISLALALAVDAFSVGVSVALTHRTPRQALRLSFHFGLFQSLLALVGILAGRLLFAAIQHIDHWVACLLLAGIGLRMLRGERDEGRRAQPSDLTRGLSLVGLSLAVSIDAAAAGVGLAALEAPLALAVCLIGLVSFLATLLAFALSGPLRARLGRHAERVAGVVLILLGVKILVEHLR